A stretch of Vigna angularis cultivar LongXiaoDou No.4 chromosome 4, ASM1680809v1, whole genome shotgun sequence DNA encodes these proteins:
- the LOC108318911 gene encoding uncharacterized protein LOC108318911: MEIIATARNTSGASTSNAIHQTEWSLESFLQHHPAKFNGKCLPDEADQWLRDMERIYNVKRCPDDNRLAFTEYLLTGEASHWWTSMKMILADAQSPISWEVFRSKFYEEYFPDSVRFVKEVEFLQLVQGGITVSEYTNKFKHLVRFNTMVTSEEWQCRKFENGLRSELKLLISSLCIKSFPTMVERAKVLEKNVAEVEQQKKQ, from the coding sequence ATGGAGATCATTGCAACCGCAAGGAACACATCTGGAGCGTCCACTTCCAACGCTATTCATCAGACCGagtggagcttggagagttttctccaaCATCACCCAGCCAAATTCAATGGAAAGTGCCTTCCTGATGAGGCAGATCAGTGGCTGCGTGATATGGAACGGATCTACAATGTCAAGAGGTGTCCTGATGATAATAGACTGGCGTTCACAGAGTATCTCCTAACTGGGGAAGCCAGTCATTGGTGGACGAGCATGAAGATGATATTGGCGGACGCTCAAAGTCCCATCTCTTGGGAAGTCTTCAGAAGCAAGTTCTATGAGGAGTATTTCCCTGATAGCGTCCGTTTTGTCAAGGAAGTGGAATTTCTTCAGTTGGTGCAGGGGGGAATAACAGTTTCAGAATATACCAACAAGTTCAAACACTTAGTGAGATTTAACACTATGGTGACCAGTGAAGAATGGCAGTGTAGGAAGTTTGAGAATGGGCTGAGGAGTGAGTTGAAGCTGCTGATATCCAGCCTATGTATTAAGTCCTTTCCTACCATGGTTGAGAGGGCTAAAGTATTGGAGAAGAATGTGGCAGAGGTGGAACAACAGAAGAAGCAATAA